The Diceros bicornis minor isolate mBicDic1 chromosome 13 unlocalized genomic scaffold, mDicBic1.mat.cur SUPER_13_unloc_1, whole genome shotgun sequence genome includes a window with the following:
- the LOC131401743 gene encoding ral guanine nucleotide dissociation stimulator-like — MKTSQRESRKLLKEDVTSVWATLEMDPQGAQERQQQQGVVPFLGTFLYHLKLLDIGMEDDLEVSEPGGGAREKYPEVWEAIALHWALSSQYLANLLS; from the exons atgaaaactagccagcgggagagcaggaagctgctcaaggag gacgtgacctctgtgtgggccaccttagagatggatccccagggagcccaggagagacagcagcagcag ggtgtcgtccccttcctgggcacgttcctctatcacctgaagctgctggacattgggatggaggatgatctggaagtgagtgagcctggaggtggggccagggagaagtatcctgaggtttgggaggcgatagccctgcactgggccctgagctctcagtacctggcaaaccttctctcatga